TAATTCTTTGTCATCAGCCATTTGTGACCCTTTTTCTTAAAATTAGCCAATCTACACTAGACTATATCCTTGAATAACCACCGAGCCAATGAATTTATCATTTTTTATAGGCGAATCAAGGCCGATTGCGCAGGCTTTAACCAGGCTGCACCGGGTGTCAGACAAACAGGAAACAAGCGGCTTACGCGTAGTAATCCACCCCGGAAGCATTTACCTGCGCCAGGCTTGCCTGCATCACCAGCTCCGGCTGTTCGAAGGCATGGTTTTCCCGGCCCCTGCCCTGCTGATTTTGTCCCGGGCCCCGCTCGTTATCGCCAGAGCCCTGTTGCTGCTGTTCAACATTGGCATCGCCGACATCAACGCCGCTTTGTGACAGCATGTCTTTAAGCTTGCCCATGCTCTGCTCCAGCGCCTCCTTGGCCTGCTGGTTCTGCACCAGGAAGTTCACCGCCGCCTGCTCATTTTGCAGGTTGACCCTGACATGCATATTGCCCAGCTCCGGCGGATCAAGACGTATCTCTACCTGCTGGATTCTCTGGTTGACCATGATCATAACCTTTTCTTTCAGGGCGCCGGTAAAATCTTTACGCAGGTTCAGGGCTTCATTCAAAGTGGTCAGGTTATTTTTTTGTGTCTGCAGGTTTTCGGCATTGACCTTACCGGCAACCGAGTCCAACACATGCTCGGAATTATGGGCTTGCGGCGTTTCTGAATTGGCCAGGGCAGAATGGTTCATTTGCGCCGCCAGGGTATTTTGCTCCCGCAAAGGGTTGGTCGCCACCTTATGCTGCAAGACCTGGCTAGTTTCTTCTTTCACCGCAAAGGCGGCATCAGTGCTTGCCTGCTGGCCGCCCTGAGAGCCGGCATGTTTGCCCTGCTCACTGTTGCCCCCGTTGCCGGTTCCCTGCCCGCCGTGTTCAGCGGCAACCCCTAGCGGCCGGTGGTTTTCTGCAGCGCCGCTCTGGCTTGGCCCTGTAACGGCTTTAGCGCCGCTGTCGGCGGCAACCGGGTTATCGCGCACAGCAAGTTCCATATCGGCTTCCTTTCGGGGAGCATGAGTTTCCGGGGACTGGACTTGAGATGCCGTTGCCCCGGTTTTAGCCGTATCGGTCCCGGCTTTATTTAACTGAATAGATTTTTTTGCTTCATTATCATGCTGGGACGCCAGAGGTTTAACCGCCGTCAGCGGCTTTTCATCCGAAATTCCCTCCTCAGACTGCTCACCGGCTTCACCGCCGCCGTCCACAACAGCAGTCTTATCCTTAAGTTCTGATGCGGTTGGCTGCTGGGCCTTTACCTTAACTTCCTGGTGTGACAAATTTTTGTCGCTGCCTCCGGCTGCTGTGCCTTTTTCACCCGCTTCACCTTCTACGGCCTTAAGTTTTGCCAGCAACTCCTCCGGTGAGTTTGTTTGTGCCTTACCGGCCTGTTTTGCCGCCTGCTCTGCCGTTAGCGTTTCCACCTCCGGGGCTTCACCGTCACCGGCTTCTCCTTCAGACTGAACCTCTAGCGCTTTTGCCTCTGTCGGACGGGGCACATCAGCTACAAGCCCCTTAAGCTTGGCCAGCACCGAAGCTTCCGTAGCGCCGTCTTCCATGAGTTCGGCGTCGATATTAACATCACCGGCCAGCTCATGCTCAGCGCCGTTAGCAGCCATGGCTTGCTGCTGTAACAGCTTAGCCGAGGCGCCAAGCAAGTCGATCAAATGTTGGGGGTCTTTGGCATTATCCGGCTTACCGCTGCTGCCGGGCCCGCTGTTTTCACCGGTTTCGCCTTCCTCAGCCGTCCCTGCAGCCAGCTCCTGCGCTTCATCGGGCGCAGGCTTTGCGCCTTCATCCACCAAAGGCGCATCCTCGCTCCCTTTGGTATTCTCTGTTGACTGTGGCGTTTCTTTGCCGCTTTCATGAACTGCGGACTTGCCGCTTTCATTGACTGCGGGCTTGCCGCTTTTATTTGCCTGCGTATCCTTCCGGTTACGGTAATCGGCATTGGTGTGCTGCTCAACCAGGGAAGAAAAACTGTCATCCCTGTCCTGGGCTCCTGGTTCGGCACCCGAATTATCTGCTTTATTATCAGCAGCTTTGATAAGCTCTTGCGGTAAAAAATTGATTTGAGTCATAACGGTCCCAGTCTAGATTTCATTAAGCCAACAAATAAAACATCTATCAAAAGTCATCCGGCTGTACCCGGCCGGCCAGACATAATAAAAATAATTAAGCAAAAAACACTCCAACAATTCCCCTAAAAATTGCGGCGGACAAATTGTTGGGTGGCAATTTCATCAAACATCTTTTGTTCACGTTTATCCGCCAACACAGCCAGCTTTTTCAATTGCTGCTCTTTAAGGTGTTCCACCGCTTTTACTTTCTGGCGCTGTGCCAGCCATTGCTTCTTTCTCAGCTCCAGCATAGATTTTGCCTGCTTGATGGCAAGCTGTACCTGTTCGGCGGCATGATCAAGTTTGGCGATAAAACCGTGAAAATGGCTGTAGGTGGCACTGTCTATGCCTGAAAGTGAGCGCTGACTTAAACGTTTCATGTACTCCAGGCGGTAATCCTGCACCCCTTTCAGCCTTTGCTGGTTTTGCTGGTACTCCAGCTCTGCCGCCTGCAGTTTCTGGGCAGCGCTGACTTCTTTGTCCTGCTCGAATTTAAGCAGGGTATCGAGTTGTCTCATTGCCATAGCTTATCTCCTTCCCCGTGGTTAACCGGCGGCCTGTTGCGCAGCTTGCGCCTGCTGGGCGCCTACAGCCTGCTGATTGCCGGCATTGGCCTGGGCGGCGGCAATAATTTCCTGCAACTGGGTCAGGCTTTGATCATAGGGGATCACTTCGCGCATTTTTTGCTGCAAAAAGAAATTGATCACAGGTAAAAGCTGAATCGCCTGATCGATACGCGGATCGCTGCCTTTACTGTAGGCCCCAATGGCGATCAAATCTTTATTTTGCTGGTACAGGGAATAAAGCTGTTTTAGATTACGGGCCAGCTGCTGGTGCTCATCACTGGTCACCATAGGCATCACCCGGCTGATGGAGGCTTCAACGTCCACCGCCGGGAAATGCCCGGCATCCGCCAGCGCCCGCGACAATACGATATGGCCGTCGAGTATCGCCCTTGAAGCATCGGCGATGGGATCCTGCAAATCATCCCCTTCGGTCAGTACGGTATAAAAGGCGGTGATGGAGCCCTGGCCCTCACCGCCGTTGCCGGCCCGCTCCACCAGCTGGGGCAGTTTAGAAAAAACCGAAGGCGGATAGCCTTTGGTTGCCGGCGGCTCCCCCACCGCCAGCGCGATTTCCCGCTGCGCCTGGGCATACCGGGTCAGGGAATCAAGCAGCAATAACACATTAAGCCCCTGATCCCGGAAGTATTCGCTGATTTGTACCGCGGTTTCGCAGCCTTTAAGGCGCATCAGGGGAGAATTATCCGCCGGCGCCGCCACCACAACCGAACGCGCCCGTCCTTCTTCCCCCAGGATCTCTTCAATAAATTCTTTTACCTCCCGGCCACGCTCCCCCACCAGGCCCACCACAATAACATCGGCGGTGGTGCCCCGGGTCATCATGCCAAGCAGCACACTTTTACCTACCCCGGAGCCGGCAAACAGCCCCATACGTTGTCCCTGGCCGACGGTAATAAAGCTGTTGATGGAGCGTACCCCGACATCCAGGGGTTGGGAAATCGCCCGCCGTGACAGGGGATTAATCGACCGGGTATTGTAATGGTAACTGTCGCTGTTTTTGATCGGCCCTTTGCCGTCCAGGGGATTGCCAACGCCGTCGATCACCCGTCCCAGCAAATCCATAGACAGCGGCAGCTTGGCCTTAGTGGATAAGGGCAGTACCCGAGCCCCCGGCAATACTCCCTGCACGCTTTGTTCCGGCATCAGGTAAGTTTTGTCCTGGGAAAAGCCGACGATTTCGGCGATCAGATCCCCCTGGGAAGTTTCCACCAGGCACTGGCTGCCTACCGGCGCCTTGACGCCCACGGCTTCCAAGGTCAGGCCCACGACCCGCACCAGGCGGCCGGCAACCGATTCTTTATAGGGATGGATATATGCCTGGCAGGCTTGCAGCCTTTGTGTAATGCGGACGGTATCAACCATGACGACTCTTTGACGAAAATAAACAAGAATACTTATTGCCGAAACTTCTGCAAGAAAGGTTCCAAGATTTCCTCTCGGCTTACGGCGAAGGCCCGGGTTAGCTGATTAGACCCTAACTGCCCGGAGCCAGTTCACCTATGTTCGTGTCTGTGCTCACTGGTGCAGGGCCTCTTCGAGAAAGGCGTCCAGCACCTGCTTTAACCGGGATTTGATCTGCAGGTCTATATTCGAGGTGGCATTTTCTATCTGACAACTGCCCCGCTCCAGCTGCGGCGCCGGCAACAGGCGCCAGCCGCTTTCCTGGAGATGCTCACTGCCAAACTGCTGCTCTACCTGGCGGATATCCTCGGGATGCAAATGGATCTGGGTTTGTGCCTCCTGCCCCGGCAGCGCCTTGATGCCGGTGCTGATGGCCGCCATCAGGATATCCGGATTGGTTTTCGCCTCCTGCAGCACCACAGCTTCGGTTAACTGCACCAGCAGTGCCAACAGCTGCTCTTCGATATTTTTGTCAAGATTGGCCATCGGCTGGTGCAGCTGATCTATCATCAGCTGCCACTGCCGGCTTAAGCCGTCTATGGTTTCTTTCCCGGCTTCAAGCCCACTGGCCATGCCTTCTTCATGGCCTGCTACCAGACCTTCCTCGTGCCCCTTAACCTTGCCTTCTTCGTAGCCTTTGGCAAAACCTTCTTCTTTGCCCTGGCTGAAACCTTCTT
This genomic window from Thalassomonas viridans contains:
- the fliH gene encoding flagellar assembly protein FliH gives rise to the protein MKNDIRPTVHQVIKKQAEEGLDVWPLPTVEKPLTVEEEAKTNAMGKKSSWRYEPPEEVEVEEPQPLTAEEIEEIRQAAYEEGFSQGKEEGFAKGYEEGKVKGHEEGLVAGHEEGMASGLEAGKETIDGLSRQWQLMIDQLHQPMANLDKNIEEQLLALLVQLTEAVVLQEAKTNPDILMAAISTGIKALPGQEAQTQIHLHPEDIRQVEQQFGSEHLQESGWRLLPAPQLERGSCQIENATSNIDLQIKSRLKQVLDAFLEEALHQ
- the fliI gene encoding flagellar protein export ATPase FliI; its protein translation is MVDTVRITQRLQACQAYIHPYKESVAGRLVRVVGLTLEAVGVKAPVGSQCLVETSQGDLIAEIVGFSQDKTYLMPEQSVQGVLPGARVLPLSTKAKLPLSMDLLGRVIDGVGNPLDGKGPIKNSDSYHYNTRSINPLSRRAISQPLDVGVRSINSFITVGQGQRMGLFAGSGVGKSVLLGMMTRGTTADVIVVGLVGERGREVKEFIEEILGEEGRARSVVVAAPADNSPLMRLKGCETAVQISEYFRDQGLNVLLLLDSLTRYAQAQREIALAVGEPPATKGYPPSVFSKLPQLVERAGNGGEGQGSITAFYTVLTEGDDLQDPIADASRAILDGHIVLSRALADAGHFPAVDVEASISRVMPMVTSDEHQQLARNLKQLYSLYQQNKDLIAIGAYSKGSDPRIDQAIQLLPVINFFLQQKMREVIPYDQSLTQLQEIIAAAQANAGNQQAVGAQQAQAAQQAAG
- the fliJ gene encoding flagellar export protein FliJ; the protein is MAMRQLDTLLKFEQDKEVSAAQKLQAAELEYQQNQQRLKGVQDYRLEYMKRLSQRSLSGIDSATYSHFHGFIAKLDHAAEQVQLAIKQAKSMLELRKKQWLAQRQKVKAVEHLKEQQLKKLAVLADKREQKMFDEIATQQFVRRNF
- a CDS encoding flagellar hook-length control protein FliK, whose protein sequence is MTQINFLPQELIKAADNKADNSGAEPGAQDRDDSFSSLVEQHTNADYRNRKDTQANKSGKPAVNESGKSAVHESGKETPQSTENTKGSEDAPLVDEGAKPAPDEAQELAAGTAEEGETGENSGPGSSGKPDNAKDPQHLIDLLGASAKLLQQQAMAANGAEHELAGDVNIDAELMEDGATEASVLAKLKGLVADVPRPTEAKALEVQSEGEAGDGEAPEVETLTAEQAAKQAGKAQTNSPEELLAKLKAVEGEAGEKGTAAGGSDKNLSHQEVKVKAQQPTASELKDKTAVVDGGGEAGEQSEEGISDEKPLTAVKPLASQHDNEAKKSIQLNKAGTDTAKTGATASQVQSPETHAPRKEADMELAVRDNPVAADSGAKAVTGPSQSGAAENHRPLGVAAEHGGQGTGNGGNSEQGKHAGSQGGQQASTDAAFAVKEETSQVLQHKVATNPLREQNTLAAQMNHSALANSETPQAHNSEHVLDSVAGKVNAENLQTQKNNLTTLNEALNLRKDFTGALKEKVMIMVNQRIQQVEIRLDPPELGNMHVRVNLQNEQAAVNFLVQNQQAKEALEQSMGKLKDMLSQSGVDVGDANVEQQQQGSGDNERGPGQNQQGRGRENHAFEQPELVMQASLAQVNASGVDYYA